One stretch of Streptomyces sp. NBC_01142 DNA includes these proteins:
- a CDS encoding MerR family transcriptional regulator, which yields MFTIGDFARHGRVSARMLRHYDAIGLLRPVRTDPFSGYRYYTAAQLAQLNRVIALKDLGFTLQQVQEILEEKVSTEELRGMLVLRRAELEEAMAAAAARLAQVEARLRSIESEGHMPTQDVIVKSIPAVRVAELTATAAGYGPEHIGPVISPLYDELFRRLEAAGVAPTGPGIAYYEDAPGGDGAILVHAGVTVSAGPRPGLDFEIVDLPAVERAATIVHRGPMDAIMPTAHALAHWIDAGGHSSAGYAREVNLECPADREKWVTELQEPLA from the coding sequence ATGTTCACCATCGGAGACTTCGCCAGGCACGGCCGTGTGTCGGCCCGCATGCTGCGTCACTACGACGCGATCGGGCTGCTGCGTCCCGTCCGCACCGACCCGTTCAGCGGCTACCGCTACTACACGGCGGCCCAGCTCGCCCAGCTCAACCGTGTCATCGCCCTGAAGGATCTCGGCTTCACGCTGCAACAGGTGCAGGAGATCCTCGAGGAGAAGGTGAGCACGGAGGAGCTGCGCGGGATGCTCGTCCTGCGACGGGCGGAGCTGGAGGAGGCGATGGCCGCGGCGGCCGCCAGGCTGGCCCAGGTCGAGGCGAGGCTCCGGTCGATCGAGAGCGAGGGGCACATGCCCACCCAGGATGTCATCGTCAAGAGCATTCCCGCGGTTCGAGTGGCCGAACTGACCGCCACCGCGGCCGGTTACGGACCCGAGCACATCGGCCCCGTCATCAGCCCTCTGTACGACGAGCTGTTCCGGCGGCTCGAGGCGGCGGGCGTGGCCCCGACGGGCCCCGGCATCGCCTACTACGAGGATGCGCCCGGGGGCGACGGCGCGATCCTGGTGCACGCGGGGGTGACGGTCTCGGCCGGCCCCCGGCCCGGCCTCGACTTCGAGATCGTCGACCTGCCGGCCGTCGAGCGGGCCGCGACGATCGTGCACCGCGGCCCGATGGACGCGATCATGCCCACGGCCCACGCTCTGGCCCACTGGATCGACGCGGGAGGCCACAGCTCGGCGGGGTACGCCCGGGAGGTCAATCTGGAGTGCCCGGCGGACCGCGAGAAGTGGGTGACCGAGCTTCAGGAGCCCCTGGCCTGA
- a CDS encoding YafY family protein, with translation MRAARLIKMVLLLQARPSMTGAELAQELEVSERTITRDALALSEAGVPVYADRGRAGGYRLIGGYRTRLTGLGRSEAEALFLSGLPGALREMGLEDAASAARLKVSAALLPSLKDASDSAAQRFHLDAPGWYQEPETPDLLPAIAEAVWDDRLLRARYRRRDTEVERELAPYGLVLKAGVWYLCARADGGTGTARVYRIDRFTAVSLCEEQFVRDEDFDLPSFWEERAAQFTRSLLRTEVVVRLSEAGARRLPYAADRAAARAALDAAGPPDERGRVTVTLPVESLDVAYTQLFGLGPELEILEPSGLRERFAAAAARMRALYD, from the coding sequence ATGCGCGCTGCCCGGCTGATCAAGATGGTTCTGCTCCTCCAGGCGCGGCCCTCGATGACCGGGGCCGAGCTGGCCCAGGAACTCGAAGTCTCCGAGCGCACCATCACCCGGGACGCCCTGGCGCTCTCGGAGGCAGGAGTTCCGGTCTACGCGGACCGGGGGCGGGCCGGCGGATACCGCCTCATCGGGGGCTACCGGACCCGGCTGACCGGGCTCGGGCGCAGTGAGGCGGAGGCCCTCTTCCTCTCCGGTCTCCCGGGCGCACTGCGGGAGATGGGCCTCGAGGACGCAGCGTCCGCGGCACGCCTGAAGGTGTCCGCGGCGCTGCTGCCCTCGCTCAAGGACGCGTCCGACTCCGCGGCCCAGCGGTTTCATCTGGATGCACCGGGCTGGTACCAGGAGCCCGAGACGCCCGACCTGTTGCCGGCCATCGCCGAGGCGGTGTGGGACGACCGGCTGCTGCGCGCCCGCTACCGGCGCCGGGACACCGAGGTGGAGCGGGAGTTGGCTCCGTACGGCCTCGTGCTCAAAGCGGGCGTCTGGTACCTGTGCGCCCGCGCCGACGGCGGCACCGGCACGGCCCGGGTCTACCGGATCGACCGCTTCACCGCCGTCTCGCTGTGCGAGGAGCAGTTCGTACGGGACGAGGACTTCGACCTCCCCTCCTTCTGGGAGGAGCGCGCGGCCCAGTTCACGCGCTCCCTTCTCCGTACGGAGGTGGTGGTGCGCCTCTCGGAGGCGGGCGCACGCCGACTCCCGTACGCCGCCGACCGCGCGGCCGCCCGCGCGGCGCTGGACGCGGCCGGCCCGCCGGACGAACGGGGCCGGGTGACGGTCACTCTGCCGGTGGAGTCCCTGGACGTGGCGTACACCCAGCTCTTCGGCCTGGGGCCGGAGTTGGAGATCCTTGAGCCGTCCGGGCTGCGCGAACGTTTCGCCGCGGCCGCCGCGCGCATGCGCGCGCTCTACGACTGA
- a CDS encoding SDR family oxidoreductase, producing the protein MTTDTTDTPLAGRVVLVAGATRGAGRAIAVQLGAAGATVYATGRTTRDRVSEVGRATETIEETAELVTAAGGEGIAVPTDHLEPEQVRALVERIERDHGRLDVLVNDVWGGNHLLDFNTRMWDIDLDRGLRMLELGAKSHIITSSLALPLLVRQPGGLVVEVTDGTAESNKGFRENFYYDLAKNAPIRMAFILGEELKSVGGTAVAVSPGFIRSEEMLDIFGLTEETWREGIAKQKHWALSESPVYTGRAVAALAADPERARWNGQSLHSGQLAKEYGFTDTDGSRPDVWTFMAQESAGAEPSIDEYR; encoded by the coding sequence ATGACGACGGACACAACGGACACACCCCTCGCAGGCAGAGTCGTACTGGTCGCGGGAGCCACGCGGGGCGCGGGCCGCGCCATCGCCGTACAGCTGGGCGCCGCGGGCGCGACCGTGTATGCGACGGGACGGACCACCCGCGACCGGGTCAGCGAGGTCGGCCGGGCGACGGAGACCATCGAGGAGACGGCGGAGCTGGTCACGGCGGCGGGCGGCGAGGGCATCGCCGTGCCGACGGACCATCTGGAGCCCGAGCAGGTGCGGGCGCTGGTCGAGCGGATCGAGAGGGACCACGGCCGGCTCGACGTCCTGGTCAACGACGTCTGGGGCGGCAACCACCTGCTCGACTTCAACACCAGGATGTGGGACATCGACCTGGACCGCGGGCTGCGGATGCTCGAGCTCGGCGCGAAGAGCCACATCATCACCAGCAGCCTCGCGCTGCCTCTGCTGGTGCGGCAGCCCGGCGGGCTGGTCGTCGAGGTCACGGACGGCACGGCAGAGTCGAACAAGGGGTTCCGCGAGAACTTCTACTACGACCTCGCCAAGAACGCCCCGATCCGGATGGCCTTCATTCTGGGCGAGGAACTGAAGAGCGTGGGCGGCACCGCGGTGGCGGTGAGCCCGGGCTTCATCCGCTCCGAGGAGATGCTCGACATCTTCGGCCTCACGGAGGAGACCTGGCGCGAGGGGATCGCGAAGCAGAAGCACTGGGCGCTCTCCGAGTCGCCGGTCTATACGGGCCGGGCGGTCGCGGCACTCGCCGCCGACCCGGAGCGGGCGCGTTGGAACGGGCAGTCGCTGCACAGCGGGCAGCTGGCGAAGGAGTACGGCTTCACGGACACGGACGGCAGCCGGCCGGACGTCTGGACCTTCATGGCTCAGGAGTCGGCGGGGGCGGAGCCCTCGATCGACGAGTACCGGTAG